CCTCGGACGACGAGAGGCTATGCCCCCACGACTATGGGCGTCAAGCTGGCCTCGCCCGGGTGCGGTCGGGTCGGACGATCACGCCGCTCGCGAGCCTGCTCTTACCATGCCTTTCCGGCCGGTGAATCGATTTTGGGTCGTCGCGTAATGCGGTGTAAGGTTAGGAGAAGCTCGATATGAACGACCGCATGTCGGATCCAACCCCCACCTGCAGGCTGGGCGTCACGGTCACGCCGCGGCGGCCCGGCTTCGACTTCGAAGGCCTCGACCACGAGGTGCCGCGCGCCTGGCACCCGGCTGGCATCGGGCCCACGGCATTTCTCGAGGCGCTCTCGGCGAT
This is a stretch of genomic DNA from Deltaproteobacteria bacterium. It encodes these proteins:
- a CDS encoding metal-dependent hydrolase — encoded protein: MNDRMSDPTPTCRLGVTVTPRRPGFDFEGLDHEVPRAWHPAGIGPTAFLEALSA